The genomic DNA CAGCCAGTCACCCTCCGCATTATTGAACGTAAGGACTGCCGCATCTTTTTTCACTTCGGCGAAATATTCCTTATCATATCTATTCTGATAGCGGTCGTATTCCTTCTTGTATATCACTTCCTTCCAGTCCCCCGGACCATCCTTCGGTTCGAGTATCGTATCGAATATGATTGCTTCATCCGCTTTGATGGTCAGATGCGCCTTCATCGACACCTGCGCAACATTGATGGCGACCTTCGTACCGGCGGGAAATTTTCCCCGTATCACAGCGGGACCGTTGGGCACGTCGGTCTTTTCCGGCGGATAGAGAAATGCGCCGATCCTGCACGACACCGGCCATCCCGGTACCGGGTACTTATCCGAACCCTTTGACCATTCAGCCTTGTAATGCGTAAGCACGCCCGGCGCATAACCGCGTATCGCGGTGACCACACCCGGCATCTGGTAGAGCTCGGCCATAGGCACAGCACCGACATTGAACGCGTCCATGACTATGATGCGTTTGGGATCGACATCGTGTATCGCTTTAACGACACGCTGCATGAGAGGAAGGAACTGCTCCGGCGTTGTGCGCGCCGGCTCGTTGAGAAGATTGAAGCTCACGCGCTCCGCAGAAAGATGCCTGTATCGCTTCGCGAACATCACCCAATAGTCGATGAAATACTCCTGCGTGACCGTGTTCGTCCATAGTTCGTCATTGAGCCCTTTCGTAGGGTTGATGCAGTAGCCCGGCGCTTTGTGCAGATTGATACAGACGTGTATCTTGTACTTCTCACCGAATGCGACCGCCTCATCGATGAGCGTGAGCTTATCTTCTTTATAGCTTCGCGGAGCATTCACATCATCATAGATGCGGTAGTCGACCGGAAGCCGCACGAAATTGAAGCCGAGCTCGGACATAAGCTTGAGATCGCTTTCGAGGAACGGCTTTTCCTTCCCCGCCGTATACTGCTCCGTGAGATTGAAACCGCGCCATTTCGATATATCGACGCCGCTTACAAGCACCGGTGCCGCGGAAAGGTTCACCGCTGCAAAGAGAACGATGATCTGTTTCATAAAGACTCCTTTGTTATCCAATACTCATTGCCGATGAGCGTACGATAAGCGATCGCGGAACACGCATCACCGGTGCCTCCCGCTTCCCTGCGCATTGATCGGCAAGGAGCGACATTGCGCTTCTTCCCATGGCGCACGTATCAAGGCGCATCGTGGTGAGCGAATACATCGGCTGCGAAGCGGCAGGGATATCGTCGGTGCCGACAATGCTTACGTCCTCGGGAACGCGCACGCCTTGCTTCATCAAATACTGCATGGCAGCGATCGCCATGGTATCCCCGGCGAAATACGCTGCAGTGAATTCGCTCTTCCGCGCCGCGAGTTCTTCGCCCGCGCGGTAACCCGCGTCCCAGGTAAAATCTCCTTCGATGATGAGCGCCGCATCGATGGCAATACCCGCCGCCGCAAGCGCTTTCTTATAACCCAGAAGACGCTCTTTGCCGCTGTATTCCATCATATTGCCGGTGACATGAGCGATCTTTCTATGCCCGAGGGAGATGAGATGCGATACGGCTTCGTATGCCGCTGCAACGCCCTCGCTGACGACGGTCGGGAATGAGAGCCCCTCGTGCAGATTATCCACTGCGGCGAACGGCACGCCGCTCGCGATAGCACGTTCGATGACGGCCCGCGGAAAATAGCTCACCAGTACGGTGGGGTTCTCGAACCGATGAGAATCGGCCGCGCCGGCGAGAAGTTCCTTTCGCCCGTAGGACCGGTATTCTATCGCAGCACCGATGCGCTTTGCTTCTTCCTCGACGCCGGCAAAAACGCCCCCGTAGTACGGGTTATCGTAGGATTCGCTTTCGACGCGGGAGAATACATAGGACACGGTCTTTATCCGTGTCTGGGCCGTACAGACAAAGGTCCCTTTTCCATGAACGATATCGATGACGCCTTCGTATTCAAGTTCGCTCAGCCCCTCGCGTACGGTGGAGCGCGATACACCGAGCACCTCTACAAGCTTGCCCTCGGACTCTATCCTGCCGTCAGGGTATTTTCCTGCAGCGATCTGGCCGCGGACATATTTTTTCACTAACTCGTAGCGGCGGGAAACAGTTTGAGCACCTTGGATCATGCACTCAAGCTAAGACATCAGACGTCTGATGTCAATATATTATCCCGCAAAAAATA from Spirochaetota bacterium includes the following:
- a CDS encoding cellulase family glycosylhydrolase: MKQIIVLFAAVNLSAAPVLVSGVDISKWRGFNLTEQYTAGKEKPFLESDLKLMSELGFNFVRLPVDYRIYDDVNAPRSYKEDKLTLIDEAVAFGEKYKIHVCINLHKAPGYCINPTKGLNDELWTNTVTQEYFIDYWVMFAKRYRHLSAERVSFNLLNEPARTTPEQFLPLMQRVVKAIHDVDPKRIIVMDAFNVGAVPMAELYQMPGVVTAIRGYAPGVLTHYKAEWSKGSDKYPVPGWPVSCRIGAFLYPPEKTDVPNGPAVIRGKFPAGTKVAINVAQVSMKAHLTIKADEAIIFDTILEPKDGPGDWKEVIYKKEYDRYQNRYDKEYFAEVKKDAAVLTFNNAEGDWLKMNGIRLSFPDGRSLSIAAEPAWGKKHEAYRIDEGAFTYDGFDGEYPVKNFLAPWKTAIANGAKIFVGEMGAYKYTPHDVTLRWMETCHREYKSMNIGWAYWSFRDSFGPINSGRKDVQYEEKDGLKIDRKMLDVMLRYLRY
- a CDS encoding GntR family transcriptional regulator, yielding MKKYVRGQIAAGKYPDGRIESEGKLVEVLGVSRSTVREGLSELEYEGVIDIVHGKGTFVCTAQTRIKTVSYVFSRVESESYDNPYYGGVFAGVEEEAKRIGAAIEYRSYGRKELLAGAADSHRFENPTVLVSYFPRAVIERAIASGVPFAAVDNLHEGLSFPTVVSEGVAAAYEAVSHLISLGHRKIAHVTGNMMEYSGKERLLGYKKALAAAGIAIDAALIIEGDFTWDAGYRAGEELAARKSEFTAAYFAGDTMAIAAMQYLMKQGVRVPEDVSIVGTDDIPAASQPMYSLTTMRLDTCAMGRSAMSLLADQCAGKREAPVMRVPRSLIVRSSAMSIG